A region of Lycium barbarum isolate Lr01 chromosome 3, ASM1917538v2, whole genome shotgun sequence DNA encodes the following proteins:
- the LOC132632609 gene encoding putative pentatricopeptide repeat-containing protein At1g64310, whose amino-acid sequence MFIPFHFLVSQLSKLKLTIPRTKEVHAFIIKTHLSHDPFYATRILRFYALNNDIISARNLFDKTPQRSIYLWNSLIRAYAKAHKFKDAFSLFKDMLISEIKPDNFTFACLIRASYENYDVHSLRVLHGAVVLNGLQYDFICSSQLVSAYSRLGCIVDASKVFYGITEPDLVLWNSMISGYGCLGELEKGLDLFSRMQIMGVRPDEYTMVGLIISIYDACVLKIGEVIHGFCLKLGVESKDHVSSLLVNMYCRVKCMDSAFRVFDSVVEPDLVTWSALISGVSLCGNSVKALYLFREMNMKGGKADASLIATVLTACSQLATVQPGSEIHGYAFRHGYQFEVMVSSALVDMYSKCGFLEMGYQVYKTMTFKNIVSYNSIISCLGLYGLASQAFQIFEKALEEGHKPDETTFSALLCACCHAGLVNDGREYFRRMKDQFGISANTEHYVYMVKLLGMEGQLREAYELVQSLEEPVDSGIWGALLSCCDAHRNYELADIVAYRLFGNKLENSSYRVMLSNMYAIDGRWDLVNKLRVDSGSTKLKLPGKSWITSKNAFL is encoded by the coding sequence ATGTTCATCCCCTTCCATTTCCTTGTTTCTCAACTCTCAAAGCTGAAGCTTACCATTCCAAGAACCAAAGAAGTTCATGCTTTCATAATCAAGACTCATCTATCACACGACCCATTTTACGCTACAAGAATTCTAAGGTTCTATGCTCTAAACAACGACATCATTTCTGCTCGCAACTTGTTTGATAAAACTCCTCAACGAAGTATTTACCTCTGGAACTCCTTAATCCGTGCTTATGCTAAAGCCCACAAATTTAAAGATGCATTTTCGTTGTTTAAAGACATGCTTATCTCTGAAATAAAGCCTGATAACTTTACTTTTGCTTGCCTTATTCGAGCCAGTTATGAGAATTATGATGTGCATAGTTTGAGAGTTTTACATGGTGCTGTTGTTCTCAATGGATTGCAGTATGACTTCATTTGTAGTAGCCAATTGGTCAGTGCTTATTCAAGATTAGGCTGTATAGTTGATGCAAGCAAGGTGTTTTATGGGATAACTGAGCCAGATTTGGTCCTATGGAATTCAATGATATCAGGTTATGGGTGTCTTGGAGAGTTGGAGAAGGGGTTAGACTTGTTTAGTAGAATGCAGATAATGGGTGTGAGGCCTGATGAATATACAATGGTGGGCCTGATTATAAGTATATATGATGCTTGTGTGCTGAAAATAGGTGAAGTAATACATGGATTTTGTTTAAAACTTGGTGTAGAGTCAAAAGATCATGTAAGTAGTCTACTTGTTAATATGTATTGTAGAGTTAAATGTATGGATTCGGCGTTTAGAGTCTTTGATAGCGTTGTAGAACCTGATTTAGTTACATGGTCTGCTTTAATAAGCGGTGTTTCGCTGTGTGGGAATAGCGTCAAGGCCTTGTATTTATTTAGAGAAATGAATATGAAAGGCGGGAAGGCAGATGCATCGCTTATAGCCACTGTGCTGACTGCTTGTTCTCAATTGGCAACTGTGCAGCCAGGCAGTGAGATACATGGTTATGCTTTTCGACATGGATATCAGTTCGAGGTTATGGTCTCCTCTGCTCTAGTTGACATGTACTCGAAATGTGGATTCTTGGAAATGGGATATCAAGTTTATAAGACTATGACTTTCAAGAATATTGTGTCATACAATTCAATTATTTCATGTCTTGGTTTATATGGACTTGCATCTCAGGCCTTTCAGATATTCGAGAAGGCATTGGAGGAAGGGCACAAACCAGATGAAACTACTTTTTCTGCACTCCTTTGTGCATGTTGCCATGCTGGTCTTGTCAATGATGGTCGAGAATATTTCAGAAGAATGAAAGATCAATTTGGCATCTCAGCTAATACCGAACATTATGTTTACATGGTAAAGCTTCTTGGAATGGAAGGACAATTGAGAGAAGCTTATGAACTTGTCCAGTCTCTGGAAGAACCAGTTGACTCTGGCATTTGGGGTGCACTTTTGTCATGCTGTGATGCTCATAGAAATTATGAGTTGGCAGATATTGTAGCTTATCGTCTTTTTGGTAATAAGCTAGAGAATAGTAGCTACAGAGTTATGCTTTCAAATATGTATGCTATTGATGGGAGATGGGATTTGGTAAATAAGTTAAGAGTAGATTCTGGATCGACAAAGTTAAAACTTCCTGGAAAAAGCTGGATTACTAGTAAAAATGCATTCTTGTAA
- the LOC132631382 gene encoding uncharacterized mitochondrial protein AtMg00810-like: MGISGTKSASTPMEMNLRLTTVEYDTLLQSTDNPLLDDIHSYQQLVGKLIYLTITRLDICFVVQVLSQFMQCPKISHWESAMRMLRYLKKTPGQEVLLKRSSINNLTVFCDVDWASCLNTRRSVAGSLAEAEYKSIAAVVVEVIWTKHIEIDCHFVREKLKDGLIKTEFVSSKLQLQTC; encoded by the exons ATGGGGATAAGTGGTACAAAGTCTGCTTCTACACCAATGGAAATGAATTTGAGACTCACTACAGTTGAATATGATACGCTACTCCAAAGTACAGATAATCCACTTCTTGATGACATTCATAGTTATCAGCAGCTAGTGGGAAAACTGATCTATTTGACAATCACTAGACTAGATATCTGTTTTGTAGTACAAGTTCTTAGTCAATTCATGCAATGTCCCAAAATATCACATTGGGAATCAGCTATGAGAATGCTGAGGTACTTGAAGAAAACACCAGGGCAAGAAGTGTTACTGAAAAGAAGCAGCATCAACAACTTAACAGTTTTCTGTGATGTAGATTGGGCTTCATGCCTCAATACAAGGAGATCTGTCGCAGG GAGTTTAGCAGAAGCTGAATATAAAAGCATAGCAGCAGTAGTGGTTGAAGTAATCTG GACCAAACATATTGAAATAGATTGTCATTTTGTGAGGGAAAAGCTCAAAGATGGTTTGATCAAGACTGAGTTTGTGAGTTCTAAACTGCAACTGCAGACTTGCTGA